From a region of the Triticum aestivum cultivar Chinese Spring chromosome 7D, IWGSC CS RefSeq v2.1, whole genome shotgun sequence genome:
- the LOC123171586 gene encoding DNA-directed RNA polymerase II subunit RPB1 isoform X2 produces the protein MDARFPYSPAEVAKVKLVQFGILSPDEIRQMSVVVIEHAETMERGKAKPGGLSDPRLGTIDRKIKCDTCMAGMAECPGHFGHLELAKPMFHIGFIKTVLSIMRCVCFNCSKILADEEDTKFKQALKIRNPKNRLRRIYDACKSKKICAGGDELEVQDQQDADEPVKKRGGCGAQQPNITVDGMKMVAEFKATKKKSDDQDQLPEPVERKQILSAERVLNVLKRISDEDCLLLGLNPKYARPDWMILQVLPIPPPPVRPSVMMDTSSRSEDDLTHQLAMIIRHNENLRRQERNGAPAHIITEFAQLLQFHIATYFDNDLPGQPRATQRSGRPIKSICSRLKAKEGRIRGNLMGKRVDFSARTVITPDPNINIDQLGVPWSIALNLTYPETVTPYNIERLKELVEYGPHPPPGKTGAKYIIREDGQRLDLRYVKKSSDQHLELGYKVERHLNDGDFVLFNRQPSLHKMSIMGHRIKIMPYSTFRLNLSVTSPYNADFDGDEMNMHVPQSFETRAEVLELMMVPKCIVSPQANRPVMGIVQDTLLGCRKITKRDTLIEKDVFMNILMWWEDFDGKVPAPAILRPRPIWTGKQVFNLIIPKLINLIRFSAWHAETESGFITPGDTMVRIEKGELLSGTLCKKTLGTSTGSLIHVIWEEVGPDAARKFLGHTQWLVNYWLLQNGFSIGIGDTIADAATMEKINETIGTAKNEVKELIKQAQEKNLEPEPGRTMMESFENRVNQVLNKARDDAGSSAQKSLSESNNLKAMVTAGSKGSFINISQMTACVGQQNVEGKRIPFGFVDRTLPHFTKDDYGPESRGFVENSYLRGLTPQEFFFHAMGGREGLIDTAVKTSETGYIQRRLVKAMEDIMVKYDGTVRNSLGDVIQFLYGEDGMDAVWIESQKLDSLKMKKAEFDNVFRYELDDENWRPTYMLPDHVDDLKTIREFRNVFEAEVQKLEADRLQLGTEITTTGDNTWPMPVNLKRLIWNAQKTFKIDLRRPSDMHPMEIVEAIDKLQERLKVVPGDDAMSIEAQKNATLFFNILLRSTFASKRVLKEYRLTKESFEWVIGEIESRFLQSLVAPGEMIGCVAAQSIGEPATQMTLNTFHYAGVSAKNVTLGVPRLREIINVAKKIKTPSLSVFLKPEVSKKKELAKNVQCALEYTTLRSVTHATEIWYDPDPLGTIIEEDVEFVRSYYEMPDEDIDPDKISPWLLRIELNREMMVDKKLSMADIAEKINHEFDDDLSCIFNDDNADKLILRVRITNDEAPKGEIQDESAEDDVFLKKIEGNMLTEMALRGIPDINKVFIKYGKVNKFDESEGFKPDNEWMLDTEGVNLLAVMCHEDVDSTRTTSNHLIEVIEVLGIEAVRRSLLDELRVVISFDGSYVNYRHLAILCDTMTYRGHLMAITRHGINRNDTGPLMRCSFEETVDILLDAAVYAESDYLRGVTENIMLGQLAPIGTGGCGLYLNDQMLQQAIELQLPSYVEGLDYGMTPARSPMSATPYRDGGMMSPMLSPNFRASPITDAQFSPYVGGMAFSPVPSNYSPSSGGGYSPSSPVFSPGPGHGYSPTSPSYSPASPSYSPTSPSYTPGSPSYSPTSPSYSPTSPSYSPTSPSYSPTSPSYSPTSPSYSPTSPSYSPTSPSYSPTSPVYSPTSPAYSPTSPAYSPTSPSYSPTSPSYSPTSPSYSPTSPSYSPTSPSYSPTSPSYSPTSPSYSPTSPSYSPTSPAYSPTSPGYSPTSPSYSPTSPNYSPTSPSYNPSSAKYSPSHAYSPSSPRMMSPYSQTSPNYRYSVDSFGRSFGVVFHPDLTDLLAHLTIICATKPVIQPDKDLAQITARHLQTTDSCFLVSGTGLVVSCDANSSTRICGRSWADI, from the exons ATGGACGCGAGGTTCCCGTACTCCCCGGCCGAGGTGGCCAAGGTGAAGCTCGTGCAGTTCGGCATCCTCAGCCCGGATGAAATC AGACAAATGTCAGTGGTGGTGATAGAGCATGCAGAGACTATGGAGAGGGGGAAGGCAAAGCCTGGGGGTTTGAGTGACCCTCGTTTGGGCACCATTGACCGGAAGATCAAGTGTGATACATGTATGGCTGGGATGGCTGAGTGCCCGGGTCACTTTGGCCACCTTGAGCTTGCAAAGCCAATGTTCCACATCGGCTTCATCAAGACTGTACTCTCCATAATGCGCTGTGTGTGCTTCAACTGTTCCAAGATCCTGGCGGATGAG GAGGATACCAAGTTCAAGCAGGCTCTGAAAATCAGGAACCCAAAAAATAGATTAAGAAGAATATATGATGCTTGCAAGAGCAAAAAGATTTGTGCTGGGGGTGATGAACTTGAGGTTCAAGATCAGCAGGATGCTGATGAGCCAGTGAAGAAAAGAGGTGGTTGTGGTGCTCAGCAGCCAAATATCACAGTTGATGGTATGAAGATGGTTGCAGAATTTAAAGCAACAAAGAAGAAAAGTGATGATCAAGATCAACTCCCTGAACCAGTGGAGCGAAAGCAAATTCTCTCTGCCGAGAGG GTCCTTAATGTTCTCAAGCGTATAAGTGATGAGGACTGTCTTTTGTTGGGCCTGAACCCTAAGTATGCTCGTCCTGATTGGATGATACTGCAAGTCCTTCCAATTCCTCCACCGCCTGTCAGACCATCTGTTATGATGGATACTTCCTCCAGAAGTGAG GATGATTTGACTCATCAATTAGCGATGATAATTCGACATAATGAGAACTTGAGGAGGCAAGAGAGAAATGGAGCCCCAGCTCACATTATAACTGAGTTTGCTCAGTTGTTGCAGTTTCACATTGCAACGTACTTCGACAATGATCTTCCTGGACAACCAAGG GCCACTCAGCGTTCTGGAAGGCCTATTAAGTCAATATGCAGCAGGCTGAAAGCAAAAGAAGGCCGGATTAGAGGAAACTTAATGGGGAAGCGTGTTGATTTCTCAGCTCGTACTGTCATCACACCAGATCCGAATATCAACATTGATCAATTGGGGGTGCCATGGAGTATTGCTTTGAATCTGACATACCCAGAAACTGTCACTCCATATAACATCGAGAG GTTGAAAGAGCTAGTAGAATATGGACCTCACCCACCCCCAGGTAAGACAGGTGCAAAGTACATCATCAGGGAAGATGGTCAGAGGCTGGATCTTCGCTATGTGAAGAAAAGTAGTGATCAGCATCTGGAGCTGGGTTACAAG GTGGAAAGACACCTCAATGATGGAGATTTTGTTCTTTTCAACCGGCAACCAAGTCTTCATAAAATGTCTATCATGGGGCATCGTATTAAAATTATGCCGTACTCAACTTTCCGCCTGAACCTGTCTGTCACATCACCATACAATGCAGATTTTGATGGGGATGAAATGAATATGCACGTTCCTCAGTCATTTGAGACCAGAGCCGAAGTTTTAGAGTTGATGATGGTGCCAAAATGTATTGTCTCGCCTCAAGCGAATAGACCTGTTATGGGTATTGTCCAGGACACACTTCTTGGGTGTCGAAAAATAACCAAAAGGGACACTCTTATTGAAAAG GATGTATTTATGAACATCCTAATGTGGTGGGAAGATTTTGATGGGAAGGTCCCTGCGCCTGCCATTTTGAGACCAAGGCCGATTTGGACTGGCAAACAAGTTTTCAACTTGATTATTCCCAAGCTAATCAATTTAATAAGATTTTCAGCCTGGCATGCTGAAACAGAAAGTGGATTTATTACTCCAGGAGATACTATGGTCCGGATAGAGAAGGGAGAGCTTCTGTCTGGTACACTTTGCAAAAAAACACTTGGGACGTCAACTGGAAGTCTTATTCATGTTATTTG GGAAGAGGTAGGGCCAGATGCTGCACGGAAGTTCTTGGGTCATACACAGTGGCTGGTCAACTACTGGCTTCTGCAAAACGGTTTCAGTATTGGTATTGGAGATACAATTGCAGATGCTGCTACTATGGAGAAGATTAACGAGACAATTGGAACAGCTAAGAATGAGGTGAAGGAGCTTATTaagcaagcacaagagaagaactTGGAACCTGAGCCAGGACGCACCATGATGGAATCATTCGAAAACCGAGTAAATCAG GTTCTTAACAAGGCTCGTGATGATGCTGGGAGTAGTGCTCAGAAGAGTTTGTCTGAGAGCAACAATTTGAAAGCTATGGTCACTGCAGGCTCAAAAGGCAGTTTCATTAATATTTCGCAAATGACTGCTTGTGTCGGACAGCAGAATGTTGAGGGCAAGCGGATTCCATTTGGTTTTGTTGATCGTACATTGCCCCACTTCACGAAAGATGACTACGGCCCCGAAAGTCGTGGGTTTGTTGAGAACTCTTACCTTCGAGGTCTGACACCACAAGAATTTTTCTTCCATGCTATGGGTGGTAGAGAAGGTTTGATTGATACTGCTGTGAAAACCTCCGAGACGGGATATATTCAGCGGAGGCTCGTGAAGGCTATGGAGGACATTATGGTGAAATATGATGGTACTGTGCGAAATTCTCTGGGTGATGTTATTCAATTCTTGTATGGAGAAGATGGCATGGATGCTGTTTGGATCGAATCACAGAAATTGGACTCCCTGAAGATGAAGAAGGCCGAGTTTGATAATGTATTTCGTTATGAACTCGATGATGAGAACTGGAGGCCTACTTACATGTTGCCTGACCATGTTGATGATTTGAAGACCATTCGTGAATTCAGAAATGTGTTTGAGGCAGAGGTTCAGAAATTAGAAGCGGACAGATTACAGCTTGGGACTGAAATTACTACAACTGGCGACAATACATGGCCTATGCCTGTCAACCTCAAGCGGCTTATCTGGAATGCTCAGAAGACTTTCAAGATTGATTTAAGAAGACCTTCTGACATGCACCCAATGGAAATTGTGGAAGCAATAGATAAGCTGCAAGAAAGACTTAAGGTTGTCCCTGGTGATGATGCCATGAGCATCGAGGCTCAGAAGAACGCTACTTTGTTCTTCAATATCCTGCTTCGTAGCACATTTGCTAGCAAGAGGGTCTTGAAAGAATACAGGCTTACAAAGGAATCCTTCGAATGGGTCATTGGTGAGATTGAATCGAGATTCCTCCAGTCTTTGGTAGCTCCTGGTGAAATGATTGGATGTGTGGCTGCACAGTCCATTGGAGAACCGGCAACTCAGATGACACTGAATACTTTCCATTATGCTGGTGTTAGTGCTAAGAATGTTACCCTTGGAGTTCCCAGGTTAAGAGAGATCATTAACGTTGCCAAGAAGATAAAGACTCCATCTCTGTCTGTTTTCCTAAAGCCTGAGGTGAGCAAGAAAAAAGAATTGGCTAAGAATGTGCAGTGTGCCTTGGAGTACACTACACTGCGTAGTGTGACCCATGCCACTGAGATATGGTATGATCCTGATCCTCTAGGAACCATCATTGAAGAGGATGTGGAATTTGTCAGGTCATATTATGAAATGCCTGATGAGGATATTGATCCGGATAAGATCTCTCCTTGGCTGCTGCGTATTGAGCTGAACCGTGAGATGATGGTTGATAAGAAATTGAGCATGGCTGATATTGCAGAGAAGATCAATCATGAATTTGACGATGACTTGTCATGCATATTCAATGATGATAATGCAGATAAGCTCATCCTTCGTGTCCGCATTACAAATGACGAAGCTCCAAAAGGAGAAATACAGGATGAATCTGCTGAGGATGACGTCTTCCTCAAGAAGATTGAGGGTAATATGTTGACTGAGATGGCCCTTCGAGGCATTCCAGATATTAACAAGGTCTTCATCAAATACGGGAAGGTCaataaatttgatgaaagtgagggTTTCAAACCAGATAACGAGTGGATGCTTGATACAGAAGGTGTAAACCTCTTGGCCGTGATGTGCCATGAGGATGTTGATTCTACAAGGACAACTAGTAACCATTTGATTGAAGTGATTGAGGTTCTTGGGATTGAGGCTGTCCGCAGGTCTCTCTTGGATGAGCTGAGGGTGGTTATATCTTTTGATGGGTCTTATGTGAACTACAGGCATCTGGCCATTCTCTGTGATACGATGACATACAGAGGTCACCTGATGGCTATTACTAGGCATGGTATAAATCGTAATGACACAGGGCCCCTCATGAGatgttcttttgaagaaacagtGGATATCTTGCTTGATGCTGCTGTATATGCGGAATCTGATTACCTGAGAGGTGTGACTGAGAACATTATGCTTGGCCAGCTTGCTCCTATTGGTACAGGAGGCTGTGGATTGTATCTGAATGACCAGATGCTGCAGCAGGCCATTGAGCTTCAGCTTCCAAGCTATGTTGAAGGTCTGGACTATGGCATGACACCAGCGCGTTCACCCATGTCCGCGACACCGTACCGTGATGGAGGAATGATGTCACCAATGTTGAGTCCAAATTTCAGGGCTTCCCCAATTACAGATGCTCAGTTCTCACCATATGTTGGGGGCATGGCATTCTCACCCGTCCCGTCAAACTACAGCCCATCCTCTGGAGGTGGTTACAGTCCATCTTCTCCGGTGTTCAGCCCAGGGCCAGGACATGGTTACAGTCCCACTTCTCCATCATACAGCCCTGCATCGCCCAGCTACAGCCCCACCTCTCCATCATATACGCCTGGCTCTCCTTCCTACAGCCCGACCAGTCCATCATACTCTCCGACCAGTCCATCATACTCGCCAACATCCCCGAGCTACAGCCCCACATCTCCTAGCTACAGCCCCACATCTCCGAGCTACAGCCCAACATCACCAAGCTATAGCCCCACATCGCCGAGCTATAGTCCAACATCACCGGTTTATAGTCCGACCTCGCCAGCATACAGCCCGACATCTCCTGCATACAGCCCGACGTCGCCATCTTACAGCCCAACGTCGCCATCATACAGCCCTACTTCTCCCTCATACAGCCCGACATCGCCCTCATACAGCCCGACATCACCCTCATACAGCCCCACGTCGCCCTCATACAGCCCCACGTCGCCCTCATACAGCCCTACCTCGCCCTCATACAGCCCTACATCGCCTGCATACAGCCCTACATCGCCTGGCTACAGCCCGACGTCACCGAGCTACAGCCCTACTTCCCCGAACTACAGCCCCACTTCACCGAGCTACAACCCTTCTTCGGCCAAGTACAGTCCTTCACATGCTTATTCTCCAAGCAGCCCAAGGATGATGAGCCCGTACAGTCAGACTTCTCCGAACTACAGGTATTCTGTTGATAGCTTTGGCCGTTCTTTTGGTGTTGTGTTCCAT CCCGACCTCACCGACCTACTCGCCCACCTCACCATCATATGCGCAACCAAGCCCGTCATACAGCCCGACAAG GACCTAGCCCAGATTACAGCCCGACATCTCCAAACTACAG ATTCTTGTTTCCTCGTGTCCGGAACAGGCCTTGTTGTAAGCTGTGATGCTAATAGCAGCACTAGAATTTGCGGCCGTAGCTGGGCTGATATTTAA
- the LOC123171586 gene encoding DNA-directed RNA polymerase II subunit RPB1 isoform X1, protein MDARFPYSPAEVAKVKLVQFGILSPDEIRQMSVVVIEHAETMERGKAKPGGLSDPRLGTIDRKIKCDTCMAGMAECPGHFGHLELAKPMFHIGFIKTVLSIMRCVCFNCSKILADEEDTKFKQALKIRNPKNRLRRIYDACKSKKICAGGDELEVQDQQDADEPVKKRGGCGAQQPNITVDGMKMVAEFKATKKKSDDQDQLPEPVERKQILSAERVLNVLKRISDEDCLLLGLNPKYARPDWMILQVLPIPPPPVRPSVMMDTSSRSEDDLTHQLAMIIRHNENLRRQERNGAPAHIITEFAQLLQFHIATYFDNDLPGQPRATQRSGRPIKSICSRLKAKEGRIRGNLMGKRVDFSARTVITPDPNINIDQLGVPWSIALNLTYPETVTPYNIERLKELVEYGPHPPPGKTGAKYIIREDGQRLDLRYVKKSSDQHLELGYKVERHLNDGDFVLFNRQPSLHKMSIMGHRIKIMPYSTFRLNLSVTSPYNADFDGDEMNMHVPQSFETRAEVLELMMVPKCIVSPQANRPVMGIVQDTLLGCRKITKRDTLIEKDVFMNILMWWEDFDGKVPAPAILRPRPIWTGKQVFNLIIPKLINLIRFSAWHAETESGFITPGDTMVRIEKGELLSGTLCKKTLGTSTGSLIHVIWEEVGPDAARKFLGHTQWLVNYWLLQNGFSIGIGDTIADAATMEKINETIGTAKNEVKELIKQAQEKNLEPEPGRTMMESFENRVNQVLNKARDDAGSSAQKSLSESNNLKAMVTAGSKGSFINISQMTACVGQQNVEGKRIPFGFVDRTLPHFTKDDYGPESRGFVENSYLRGLTPQEFFFHAMGGREGLIDTAVKTSETGYIQRRLVKAMEDIMVKYDGTVRNSLGDVIQFLYGEDGMDAVWIESQKLDSLKMKKAEFDNVFRYELDDENWRPTYMLPDHVDDLKTIREFRNVFEAEVQKLEADRLQLGTEITTTGDNTWPMPVNLKRLIWNAQKTFKIDLRRPSDMHPMEIVEAIDKLQERLKVVPGDDAMSIEAQKNATLFFNILLRSTFASKRVLKEYRLTKESFEWVIGEIESRFLQSLVAPGEMIGCVAAQSIGEPATQMTLNTFHYAGVSAKNVTLGVPRLREIINVAKKIKTPSLSVFLKPEVSKKKELAKNVQCALEYTTLRSVTHATEIWYDPDPLGTIIEEDVEFVRSYYEMPDEDIDPDKISPWLLRIELNREMMVDKKLSMADIAEKINHEFDDDLSCIFNDDNADKLILRVRITNDEAPKGEIQDESAEDDVFLKKIEGNMLTEMALRGIPDINKVFIKYGKVNKFDESEGFKPDNEWMLDTEGVNLLAVMCHEDVDSTRTTSNHLIEVIEVLGIEAVRRSLLDELRVVISFDGSYVNYRHLAILCDTMTYRGHLMAITRHGINRNDTGPLMRCSFEETVDILLDAAVYAESDYLRGVTENIMLGQLAPIGTGGCGLYLNDQMLQQAIELQLPSYVEGLDYGMTPARSPMSATPYRDGGMMSPMLSPNFRASPITDAQFSPYVGGMAFSPVPSNYSPSSGGGYSPSSPVFSPGPGHGYSPTSPSYSPASPSYSPTSPSYTPGSPSYSPTSPSYSPTSPSYSPTSPSYSPTSPSYSPTSPSYSPTSPSYSPTSPSYSPTSPVYSPTSPAYSPTSPAYSPTSPSYSPTSPSYSPTSPSYSPTSPSYSPTSPSYSPTSPSYSPTSPSYSPTSPSYSPTSPAYSPTSPGYSPTSPSYSPTSPNYSPTSPSYNPSSAKYSPSHAYSPSSPRMMSPYSQTSPNYSPTSPTYSPTSPSYAQPSPSYSPTSPHTTSGGPSPDYSPTSPNYSPSASYSPTAPGYSPSSTGPQTTDKDDETVD, encoded by the exons ATGGACGCGAGGTTCCCGTACTCCCCGGCCGAGGTGGCCAAGGTGAAGCTCGTGCAGTTCGGCATCCTCAGCCCGGATGAAATC AGACAAATGTCAGTGGTGGTGATAGAGCATGCAGAGACTATGGAGAGGGGGAAGGCAAAGCCTGGGGGTTTGAGTGACCCTCGTTTGGGCACCATTGACCGGAAGATCAAGTGTGATACATGTATGGCTGGGATGGCTGAGTGCCCGGGTCACTTTGGCCACCTTGAGCTTGCAAAGCCAATGTTCCACATCGGCTTCATCAAGACTGTACTCTCCATAATGCGCTGTGTGTGCTTCAACTGTTCCAAGATCCTGGCGGATGAG GAGGATACCAAGTTCAAGCAGGCTCTGAAAATCAGGAACCCAAAAAATAGATTAAGAAGAATATATGATGCTTGCAAGAGCAAAAAGATTTGTGCTGGGGGTGATGAACTTGAGGTTCAAGATCAGCAGGATGCTGATGAGCCAGTGAAGAAAAGAGGTGGTTGTGGTGCTCAGCAGCCAAATATCACAGTTGATGGTATGAAGATGGTTGCAGAATTTAAAGCAACAAAGAAGAAAAGTGATGATCAAGATCAACTCCCTGAACCAGTGGAGCGAAAGCAAATTCTCTCTGCCGAGAGG GTCCTTAATGTTCTCAAGCGTATAAGTGATGAGGACTGTCTTTTGTTGGGCCTGAACCCTAAGTATGCTCGTCCTGATTGGATGATACTGCAAGTCCTTCCAATTCCTCCACCGCCTGTCAGACCATCTGTTATGATGGATACTTCCTCCAGAAGTGAG GATGATTTGACTCATCAATTAGCGATGATAATTCGACATAATGAGAACTTGAGGAGGCAAGAGAGAAATGGAGCCCCAGCTCACATTATAACTGAGTTTGCTCAGTTGTTGCAGTTTCACATTGCAACGTACTTCGACAATGATCTTCCTGGACAACCAAGG GCCACTCAGCGTTCTGGAAGGCCTATTAAGTCAATATGCAGCAGGCTGAAAGCAAAAGAAGGCCGGATTAGAGGAAACTTAATGGGGAAGCGTGTTGATTTCTCAGCTCGTACTGTCATCACACCAGATCCGAATATCAACATTGATCAATTGGGGGTGCCATGGAGTATTGCTTTGAATCTGACATACCCAGAAACTGTCACTCCATATAACATCGAGAG GTTGAAAGAGCTAGTAGAATATGGACCTCACCCACCCCCAGGTAAGACAGGTGCAAAGTACATCATCAGGGAAGATGGTCAGAGGCTGGATCTTCGCTATGTGAAGAAAAGTAGTGATCAGCATCTGGAGCTGGGTTACAAG GTGGAAAGACACCTCAATGATGGAGATTTTGTTCTTTTCAACCGGCAACCAAGTCTTCATAAAATGTCTATCATGGGGCATCGTATTAAAATTATGCCGTACTCAACTTTCCGCCTGAACCTGTCTGTCACATCACCATACAATGCAGATTTTGATGGGGATGAAATGAATATGCACGTTCCTCAGTCATTTGAGACCAGAGCCGAAGTTTTAGAGTTGATGATGGTGCCAAAATGTATTGTCTCGCCTCAAGCGAATAGACCTGTTATGGGTATTGTCCAGGACACACTTCTTGGGTGTCGAAAAATAACCAAAAGGGACACTCTTATTGAAAAG GATGTATTTATGAACATCCTAATGTGGTGGGAAGATTTTGATGGGAAGGTCCCTGCGCCTGCCATTTTGAGACCAAGGCCGATTTGGACTGGCAAACAAGTTTTCAACTTGATTATTCCCAAGCTAATCAATTTAATAAGATTTTCAGCCTGGCATGCTGAAACAGAAAGTGGATTTATTACTCCAGGAGATACTATGGTCCGGATAGAGAAGGGAGAGCTTCTGTCTGGTACACTTTGCAAAAAAACACTTGGGACGTCAACTGGAAGTCTTATTCATGTTATTTG GGAAGAGGTAGGGCCAGATGCTGCACGGAAGTTCTTGGGTCATACACAGTGGCTGGTCAACTACTGGCTTCTGCAAAACGGTTTCAGTATTGGTATTGGAGATACAATTGCAGATGCTGCTACTATGGAGAAGATTAACGAGACAATTGGAACAGCTAAGAATGAGGTGAAGGAGCTTATTaagcaagcacaagagaagaactTGGAACCTGAGCCAGGACGCACCATGATGGAATCATTCGAAAACCGAGTAAATCAG GTTCTTAACAAGGCTCGTGATGATGCTGGGAGTAGTGCTCAGAAGAGTTTGTCTGAGAGCAACAATTTGAAAGCTATGGTCACTGCAGGCTCAAAAGGCAGTTTCATTAATATTTCGCAAATGACTGCTTGTGTCGGACAGCAGAATGTTGAGGGCAAGCGGATTCCATTTGGTTTTGTTGATCGTACATTGCCCCACTTCACGAAAGATGACTACGGCCCCGAAAGTCGTGGGTTTGTTGAGAACTCTTACCTTCGAGGTCTGACACCACAAGAATTTTTCTTCCATGCTATGGGTGGTAGAGAAGGTTTGATTGATACTGCTGTGAAAACCTCCGAGACGGGATATATTCAGCGGAGGCTCGTGAAGGCTATGGAGGACATTATGGTGAAATATGATGGTACTGTGCGAAATTCTCTGGGTGATGTTATTCAATTCTTGTATGGAGAAGATGGCATGGATGCTGTTTGGATCGAATCACAGAAATTGGACTCCCTGAAGATGAAGAAGGCCGAGTTTGATAATGTATTTCGTTATGAACTCGATGATGAGAACTGGAGGCCTACTTACATGTTGCCTGACCATGTTGATGATTTGAAGACCATTCGTGAATTCAGAAATGTGTTTGAGGCAGAGGTTCAGAAATTAGAAGCGGACAGATTACAGCTTGGGACTGAAATTACTACAACTGGCGACAATACATGGCCTATGCCTGTCAACCTCAAGCGGCTTATCTGGAATGCTCAGAAGACTTTCAAGATTGATTTAAGAAGACCTTCTGACATGCACCCAATGGAAATTGTGGAAGCAATAGATAAGCTGCAAGAAAGACTTAAGGTTGTCCCTGGTGATGATGCCATGAGCATCGAGGCTCAGAAGAACGCTACTTTGTTCTTCAATATCCTGCTTCGTAGCACATTTGCTAGCAAGAGGGTCTTGAAAGAATACAGGCTTACAAAGGAATCCTTCGAATGGGTCATTGGTGAGATTGAATCGAGATTCCTCCAGTCTTTGGTAGCTCCTGGTGAAATGATTGGATGTGTGGCTGCACAGTCCATTGGAGAACCGGCAACTCAGATGACACTGAATACTTTCCATTATGCTGGTGTTAGTGCTAAGAATGTTACCCTTGGAGTTCCCAGGTTAAGAGAGATCATTAACGTTGCCAAGAAGATAAAGACTCCATCTCTGTCTGTTTTCCTAAAGCCTGAGGTGAGCAAGAAAAAAGAATTGGCTAAGAATGTGCAGTGTGCCTTGGAGTACACTACACTGCGTAGTGTGACCCATGCCACTGAGATATGGTATGATCCTGATCCTCTAGGAACCATCATTGAAGAGGATGTGGAATTTGTCAGGTCATATTATGAAATGCCTGATGAGGATATTGATCCGGATAAGATCTCTCCTTGGCTGCTGCGTATTGAGCTGAACCGTGAGATGATGGTTGATAAGAAATTGAGCATGGCTGATATTGCAGAGAAGATCAATCATGAATTTGACGATGACTTGTCATGCATATTCAATGATGATAATGCAGATAAGCTCATCCTTCGTGTCCGCATTACAAATGACGAAGCTCCAAAAGGAGAAATACAGGATGAATCTGCTGAGGATGACGTCTTCCTCAAGAAGATTGAGGGTAATATGTTGACTGAGATGGCCCTTCGAGGCATTCCAGATATTAACAAGGTCTTCATCAAATACGGGAAGGTCaataaatttgatgaaagtgagggTTTCAAACCAGATAACGAGTGGATGCTTGATACAGAAGGTGTAAACCTCTTGGCCGTGATGTGCCATGAGGATGTTGATTCTACAAGGACAACTAGTAACCATTTGATTGAAGTGATTGAGGTTCTTGGGATTGAGGCTGTCCGCAGGTCTCTCTTGGATGAGCTGAGGGTGGTTATATCTTTTGATGGGTCTTATGTGAACTACAGGCATCTGGCCATTCTCTGTGATACGATGACATACAGAGGTCACCTGATGGCTATTACTAGGCATGGTATAAATCGTAATGACACAGGGCCCCTCATGAGatgttcttttgaagaaacagtGGATATCTTGCTTGATGCTGCTGTATATGCGGAATCTGATTACCTGAGAGGTGTGACTGAGAACATTATGCTTGGCCAGCTTGCTCCTATTGGTACAGGAGGCTGTGGATTGTATCTGAATGACCAGATGCTGCAGCAGGCCATTGAGCTTCAGCTTCCAAGCTATGTTGAAGGTCTGGACTATGGCATGACACCAGCGCGTTCACCCATGTCCGCGACACCGTACCGTGATGGAGGAATGATGTCACCAATGTTGAGTCCAAATTTCAGGGCTTCCCCAATTACAGATGCTCAGTTCTCACCATATGTTGGGGGCATGGCATTCTCACCCGTCCCGTCAAACTACAGCCCATCCTCTGGAGGTGGTTACAGTCCATCTTCTCCGGTGTTCAGCCCAGGGCCAGGACATGGTTACAGTCCCACTTCTCCATCATACAGCCCTGCATCGCCCAGCTACAGCCCCACCTCTCCATCATATACGCCTGGCTCTCCTTCCTACAGCCCGACCAGTCCATCATACTCTCCGACCAGTCCATCATACTCGCCAACATCCCCGAGCTACAGCCCCACATCTCCTAGCTACAGCCCCACATCTCCGAGCTACAGCCCAACATCACCAAGCTATAGCCCCACATCGCCGAGCTATAGTCCAACATCACCGGTTTATAGTCCGACCTCGCCAGCATACAGCCCGACATCTCCTGCATACAGCCCGACGTCGCCATCTTACAGCCCAACGTCGCCATCATACAGCCCTACTTCTCCCTCATACAGCCCGACATCGCCCTCATACAGCCCGACATCACCCTCATACAGCCCCACGTCGCCCTCATACAGCCCCACGTCGCCCTCATACAGCCCTACCTCGCCCTCATACAGCCCTACATCGCCTGCATACAGCCCTACATCGCCTGGCTACAGCCCGACGTCACCGAGCTACAGCCCTACTTCCCCGAACTACAGCCCCACTTCACCGAGCTACAACCCTTCTTCGGCCAAGTACAGTCCTTCACATGCTTATTCTCCAAGCAGCCCAAGGATGATGAGCCCGTACAGTCAGACTTCTCCGAACTACAG CCCGACCTCACCGACCTACTCGCCCACCTCACCATCATATGCGCAACCAAGCCCGTCATACAGCCCGACAAG CCCGCACACTACCTCTGGAGGACCTAGCCCAGATTACAGCCCGACATCTCCAAACTACAG CCCCAGCGCAAGCTACTCCCCGACTGCACCGGGCTACTCCCCGTCATCCACCGGCCCGCAGACAACTGACAAGGACGATGAGACTGTTGACTAG